The genomic region GTCATCAGGTTGACTGGAACCAACCAGGAGCAGGGCTGGAAGATATTAGAGGGTGCAAAAGTAACAGTGGCGCACAGTACAGATGAGGCAGCCCGTATTGCAGTGGAGATGGTATCATGAGCATACTGGTTGACAAGGACACCCGGCTGGTGGTGCAGGGTATCACCGGGCATGTAGGCACATTCGAGACCAGGCTCATGCTACAGGCCGGTACCCGCGTGGTGGCAGGGGTGACCCCGGGCAAGGGCGGCCAGACAGTGGAGGGCCTGCCTGTCTTCAATACCATGCAGGAGGTTGTGGATACCACTGGTGCCAACACGTCCATCATTTTCGTACCCCCGGCACACGCGGCCAGTGCTATACAGGAGGCTGTGGGTTCGGGTGTTGGACTGGTTGTGTGCATAACCGAGGGCATTCCGGTAAAGGACATGGTACAGGTATTCGGTAGCCTGGAAGGCACGGGTGTGAGATTGGTGGGACCCAACTGTCCCGGCATCACCACACCAGGCCAGGCACGGGTGGGCATCATGCCTGACTCGATATTTTTACCAGGCAGCGTGGGTGTAGTCTCCCGTAGCGGCACCCTGACCTACGAGGTAGTGGATGCGCTGAGCAATCATGGTGTGGGTCAATCCACCTGCGTGGGTATCGGTGGTGACCCGCTCATCGGCACCACGTTCATAGATGCGCTTGAACTGTTCGAACAGGACCCCCAGACCAGGGCCATGGTGCTGATAGGTGAGATCGGGGGCACGGCCGAGCAGGAGGCAGCTGAATACATAAAGGAGCATGTGACCAAGCCCGTGGTAGGGTATGTGGTGGGTGTGAGCGCGCCACCGGGCAAGACCATGGGCCATGCCGGGGCCATTATCAGCGGGGGCGGCGGGACCGCTAAGGAGAAGAT from ANME-2 cluster archaeon harbors:
- the sucD gene encoding succinate--CoA ligase subunit alpha; its protein translation is MSILVDKDTRLVVQGITGHVGTFETRLMLQAGTRVVAGVTPGKGGQTVEGLPVFNTMQEVVDTTGANTSIIFVPPAHAASAIQEAVGSGVGLVVCITEGIPVKDMVQVFGSLEGTGVRLVGPNCPGITTPGQARVGIMPDSIFLPGSVGVVSRSGTLTYEVVDALSNHGVGQSTCVGIGGDPLIGTTFIDALELFEQDPQTRAMVLIGEIGGTAEQEAAEYIKEHVTKPVVGYVVGVSAPPGKTMGHAGAIISGGGGTAKEKIQALEGAGVAVVDSPGNVAVKIKELI